The genomic stretch GATTCCCTCCATGACGGCGATGTTCTTCAACCGATGAAGATCGATTCCATTCCATTATTGAGGTTTCGGAAATATGGACTTAGGTCTGGCTTTTCCTGTGATGGCTTGCTTTGTATATCGAATGTCATAAATGCTCATGACAGTGCCTTTTTATGGAGTCCATCAACCCGAAAGTCTATAAAATTGCCTTACGAACCGACTGATATCGCAATTCAGTCAGGTTTACGTACCTCATGTGTTTATCGAATTGGTTACGATAACATCAATGACGATTACAAGGTGGTGAGAATTGTGGTGTACCTTGTTGTGAGTTTGGGCGTCATCGAATACGATATTAAAGTTTATAGTTTGAGATCAAATTCGTGGCATAGGCCAGAGATGTTTCCTTATTGTCCGAATTGGAATAGGTTTGGAAATTCCATTGTTTGTGGATCTCTGCACTGGATCTCAACTgtgaaatcaaatttaaaagagGAAAATTTGATTGTTGCCTTTGATATTGGGACAGAAAAATACAGAGTACTTCCACAGCCAGAATACAGCGGTCCTTATTACAAATTATATCTAGATGATTTAGGAGGATGCCTTTCGTTAAGTTGTCATTACGAATCATCGACTGTGGATATGTTTTTGCTCAAGGAATATGGCGGGAAGAATGAACATTGGTCGAGATTGATTACACTGCCACTGTCACTGTCACGGATAACTTCTATAGAGAATTACTATCCTTTGAAACCTATTGTTTATTCAAAAAGTGGTAAGAAAGTGTTGTTGGGCATGGGTTCTAGGGGGCATGTATTGTATAATTTAGAAGAGAAGTCAGTTGAAAACATTAGGGTTCTTAATGTGGCAAGTTTAATTCACCTATACACTTGTCTTGAAAGTCTCGTCTCTATCAATGttccagcagcagcagcagatgTATGTAAccaaatattatgtttttttttccacttatttgatttgagtttgaatttaatatttgtgtTTTGTTTTTACAGACAGAGACAGAGAGAAGTGGTGTAAAATGGGTGTCTGATATTCAAATATTTGGTTGCAATTGGtgagatatataatattagatttagaCATTAATATATGGTTGCAACACCTCTCTCTTTAAATGATTTGAGTTTTGTTTCCAATTTatgaatttcaatttatttgaaattagtattattgagtattttttttttctaaaatagaaaaatgggTTTGTTGGTTTTACTCTATGCCTCCTAATTCCTATTTTGAAAagtaaatgttaatatattatagtatttatttgaCCAGTTaacaatatgttttttttattgattcacTTCTGTTTGacatttataagttaatttattctcacataaatCTTCAAATAGAGATCGTGTAATTGACGATGAGATTTTTGATTCGATTGCCCTTTAAGTGTCTTCTCCATTTAAGATGCATATCTTAATTTTGGCCACATTTAGTGACAAAACTATTAGTGCTGGTAGAGAGTTTATGCGTCGGAAATAATATTACCAACGACCATATAATGTCTCTTTATGTGCCACTAAACAACTagtaacactttttttttttctataaatagaTAAATCACAAATTAAGTATAATCAAGATAAAGTTTTTCTAAATATCAATTGTCAACAATCCACTATTTGTTTTATCAATTATCAAcaaagatatattatatatatatatatatatatattccaatattattaacaattaaataatatgatccAACAATATAAAtcttgaaaaacaaaaattaagaatgtgcatttcattctaaataaaaatttctttaTCACATCATTTAAATACAGAATAAAAATCTAGATGTCTTACTCCACGGGCCtctaattatttgttatgatgTCCTTCTATATCTCATTATGAAAAATGgtgaaatattattagtttagaaataagtggttttaatatatttttttaaaggccATGGTCAAAACTAAAACATTCTCCTGAgagaataaaacataattttgataaaggAGGTACGAAAATGATGGCAAAATTTAGTAGAGGACTagtattaacaaaaaaattgatGAGTGGATGGAAGATTTACAGTTAAGTTAAATGTAAGCGATATAGACCATTTTTAAGTGTGACGCAAAAGAATTCTCTCcataatttgataattgacaataccattatttaaatgaaattcaaaaaCGATATTGTTGTTgcaaaaaatttgaaaacattaagaAGTTTTTTTTGGTGATTAATGAAACACGTAGGATGAAAATAATCATTCAAAcatatatcttataaataacaccaaatttgattttcGCATTTGAAGTCTCTTACTTTTTAATAAGTTTCTGTTTTCGCATTTGAAGTCTCTTACTTTTTAATAAGTTTCTGACCAAATATATGGATATGCATTAATTGTTATCATTCTAATGTTATTAatgataatgaaatatataaattataaatacttCCAATtgtgaaaatgtaaaaaaaaaaaatagttaattcaTTTGTGGCAAATGTCCGTCGCTAAATATGCGTCGGagttcaacaacatttgtttaGCGCCactaaattttttgaaattattctgAAACTATGccttatttgtttttcttccattctatatatatttatgattttcttaaaacaaaataaacaacaattaattaatttgataaattaaataataagtagGGAAGTAAGCCTAATTAATAATGACCCaatcccaaaaaattaaaaagaaaattaggcCCATATCTATAACCctttttactttctttttaaCACATTCTCTTCTAAACCTAATAATCTACTTTCAGTCCTCAACTAACCTTCGTTCTTCAGTTCTTCAGAAAATTGTGTTGGAattttagggtcacttgtataataaataattgtgcatatgtcatatttaatataagccaaaataatgtgatctaatgtgaaattaagtttatggcttatgggtgtatttgtcatgaatataaagtgagaatacctaagtggcatttctaattttatgaaggggctaaattagaaattgtcaaaccataataactaacttattgttgaTTATATGTAacgtaatggtccccatttgaagtaacgTCAATTTCTCCTTTGCGTCCCATCAACATAGAGAGGAACCTATTGACCTattcatcaaatggaagaatcattccacataaagaaagtctaaagaaatagaagattaaatactttttctattacaaggaaagattcatgcgattaattaaggtaTTCTGCatcattcagattttaatttctcacacacattaaattaggatctaattaggataattataacaattggtatcagagccatcctaatttaattatgtgagaaaattatatcatatatatgcaTGCAATTTATATGTATGCAATTCATATTAAAAGCatgttattaggaatatatatatatatattaatttgtgataatttcaaataaatttggtaTAAAGATATTAAGATTCTATCATCGGTTAAGTTCCTATGGATATTTAGATTCTATCGGTTAAGTTcctatatatgaatatttaagaTTCTCTTGGTAAGTCTCGTTAAGTTAAAGAGGAACGATTATATATCAAGATTGACGATAGatttaagatatattataattatctattttgactagttattatattattaagataagaTCCCTAGATTCAGGGATATTTGGATTCTCTCTAGAATATATATGCAttcatttatgaatttgaatttgtagaTAACTGATAAATTAAtggatatttgaattttacgATTATTAAGATAAGATCTCAATAttctatttttctatttaataatgtttactaGATTTATGGATAATTAGATTCTCGTTTATTTTCAAGAAGAATTTTCtgttttaaagtttatattttatcgTTAGGGAGAAATTTTCTGTTAGTTTTAAAATTGACGGTTGATATTCCTTGTTAagggattaaataatatataatatatattataaattaaaagagaattaatgaataatgtttaaggttatatatatatatatatatatatatatatataaatatatatataaatcaatatataataaaattttaattatatcctttattttaggattaaaagattaaggttaatgatttaaattaattaataattggatttagactaatatttgaaatttggtcaaataagtcttgaagatttattatttaatttaattaatataagatattacaaatttcaaaattaagtaaGATTTGgcctataattttattttttataataaaataaattacatgtttcttggaagattatatattattgatttgggttttatacaataatatacatttaaatttaaaataatgatattgttgttcattatttggattgtattgattgatacaaataatcaccaaagtgacaatgtttgttgaaattaattcaagacaattttgaatggtagtattgtgtaattcatgtgattatattatttggcctaaaggctgataattaattgacataattgcattaatacttgtgatgataaatatgtaataattataaagtcttatttatgtaaataattaatcaatccaaaatagattgattatttgacatgtcttattattaatatttgatcataacaccaaaatactattagcaattaatattactgtccaaagacttgatattaatgttgcattaagtattttgagatgggataaatcattatttgaatttagttgttacttaagtttataataaatgtgagcaactattttattgaatattctaagtgattaagggctataatttttattatgtcaagttaaagatagTATTTTTGGACGAGACTACAATATtgtttttgaggatattgagtttgaggggagaaatgattgtgtctttaaaaatgatttagatcaataattcctattatggaagatttgatttatatctcaagtgtttttgacattgataaggatttttttttgatattgaggataatgttcaaaaatcaagagtaacaagacaatatgatcaaactcattaagtacaaactcaacaacctcaaaattaagtgtctttatgacaatccaatttaattgaattactctttaagaacaatttatggtACCCGttacatattttgatatggagcttcaccataatagatgttaaggggtttttcaatagagacattaaaaaacaatttggtgcaatgagaaaactttgtgtcgagagaccaaattaatatagtttgcaaattaaagaaattcatctatagacttaaagaagcgtcttgttagtgataccataaattccacaaaataacaattctctcttttggttttgaggtgaatttaattgattatttgtgtatcacaagtttAGTGAGAGTACACGTCcatttatggttttatatatgggtgacattttgtttgtcacaaattttgcttgacattaagtagccaataattatgagatatttgaaaaaactaagaattaaatgctcacatatagaaagtcggaaagtcttgagatcattgagtattctgactccgatattatgggatgccaaaatagtatgaaatctATTTCGGGTAATATTTTTCGCTAGCTGATTTTATCGTTTcttgaagaagtgtcaaacaaacacttataaCGTCATCCACTATTGCAGCGAAATTTCTGACATGTTActaggcatcaaattaagtgattttgacatcaagtttatttaatgaaagaaatgatacaaagtggatagatttatataaaatatatatgtacaaactctatggttatgaacATATTGGTAATGGGTTTATCGTCAAGtgtattttataagaatattgctcgtatgagtgtcGTAGAGATCGataatctctaacttcagtgggagtttgtagtttgattgtctttcaatttagttattttatagatatttatgagGTTTTTTATTCTGataagaaattaagtattattcagttcattatactttgtataattatgtttaaagtatgatctcactaaagtcaagaaggaccagttgaaaattgacatgaaaagatcaccttgcatgaaattttcattcctcacattcatgatatgatttgtcaattaattgtattgatttatgtgatcattgttgggtctagttgtgcttaaatacaacgacgagctctttggtcctatattgatataattaattgataaaattgtttaatacaacatatgattgagatgacataaaacttcaggcgcattatggttgatacatttatttttgtacgtACGTGAcctagtgggagattgttggaattttagggtcacttgtataataaataattgtgcatatgtcatatttaatataagccaaaataatgtgatctaatgtgaaattaagtttatggcttatgggtgtatttgtcatgaatataaagtgaggatacctaagtggcatttctaattttatgaaggggctaaattagaaattgtcaaaccataataactaacttattgttggttatatgtaacggtaatggtccccatttgaagtaacgtcaatttctcctttgcgtccccatcaacatagagagaaacctattgacttactcatcaaatggaagaatcattccacataaagaaagtctaaagaaATAGAAGATTAAATACTTTTTCTATCACAAGGAAAGattcatgcgattaattaaagtattccgcaacattcagattttaatttttcacacattaaattatgatctaattaggataattctaacaaaattttctttaagaGTGAGTTAAGCTTGTTTTCAATATGCAGTTGATATTTTAGAATGCTTTGTTGGCTTTTAACtgatatttttctttcctttttaaCTTGGCATACATCCTATTTGCATGCATGTGTTTGGTGAAGAGTATTCTGATAcaagttaattgtttttctctgatttcattttcttcttgcATTGTCCAGTTTATAGAAGATGGCGCAGTTGCGGATGATATTTTAGAAGAGATTTTTTGTCGATTACCTGTAAAGGTTCTGCTCAGGTTCAGATGTGTATATAAATTCTGACTTGCCCTAATAAGTGACCCATATTTCGTCAAACTGCATTTGAAACGATCGGTTCAAACCAAGAGGAACATCAACCTCTACCTGCATAATGACATTCACTTTCGGGATAATTTTGATTCCCCCCAAAATGTTCTTCCACCTGTTAAGGTCAATTACATTCCATTGAAGTTTTGGAATTATCGATTTAAGCCTAGCTATTCCTATGATGGCTTGATTTGCATGTCAGATGTCAATAATGACCTTGGCAAGGCCTTTTTATGGAATCCATCAACTGGAAAGTTTATAAAACTGCCTTACGAAACGACTGATTATGCAAATCAGTTAGGTATTTCTACCACCCGTGTTCATCGAATTTTTTATGATAACACCAATGACGATTACAAAGGGGTGAGAACTATAGTTAATTAGTACTTATATCTATTTGTTCATCATAAAACGTCTATTACATTTTGGTTAGTTAGAATTCTTGTTTTAGTGAAGGATGCAAGTTGTTGGCTTTTATTGGCACTCTTGATTTATGATTGAAGGTCgttcaacttttataactattttttttcatagataaatattgtttaaacttttatatgattttggatgatttatatttcttcatttattttattatatattgttgtagaaaaatgaagaaaggaaataattaaatagtaaaatcatgTAATTGATAATAACGGCTAATTAgaaaatcaattagtctaattgattgatttacaaatcaattagtctaattaattgatttgttatTGATTTTCTCAATATTCCattcttggaattatttttcttcCAGAATAATTCTACAGGAGGCAGCGGAAATTGTGAACAGGTTTCTTCAAGATGGAaaacctgctctgataccatgtagaaaaataaagaaaagaaagaatttAATTTCTTGTGTTTATTGATTGTTATTCTTACATAAGACTGTCCAGTGCTTAAATAGTAAGATTACATTTGCagaaaaggaaataattaaatagtaaaatcatgTAATTGATAATAACGGTtaattagcaaatcaattagtctaattgattgatttacaaatcaattagtctaattaattgatttgttatTGATTTTCTCAATATTccatttttggaattatttttcttcCAGAATAATTCTACACTCCCCCTCAAGTTGGGTAGTAGATGTTGAGACTGCCCAACTTGCCACATACTTCCTCGAGTCGGCTTGGTGAGTATGTCAGCCACCTGATTGTGGGATGTAACGTAGAGGAGTGTAATAGAGCCTTGTCAGAGATTGAAAAGGGTGTTGTCGATGAATTGTTGATAACATTCTTTCAATTTGACTGATTCAAAAATCATGATTCACTTAGTTAGAGGagtggctcttggctcttggcacTTGGCTCTTGACTCTTGGCTCTTGCCTCTTGGCTCAGCTCTtgaaatgaaaaatgataatttttggaCAGATAAAATGTTGAAAGAAATTTGTCGAGACATGAAGACGACGTTTgccaaaaaaggagaaaaaataaatttgtcgaAACACGAAAACGATGCTCGATACAGATTCGATTGAACTATGGAAAAAGAAAATGCACTAAGATTtgtgataataattttagagaaatatgAGATTATAGAAGCATTTGAGTTCTCCTCCAATGGCTATTTCCACCATTGGAGGAGGTAGCGGAAAATTGTGAGTCGGTTTCTTCAAGATGAAAAAACCCGCTTTGATACCATgtagaaaaatgaagaaaagaaagaatttAATTTCTTGTGTTTATTGATTGTTATTCTTACATAAGACTGTCTAGTGCTTAAATAGTAAGATTATATTTGcagaaaatgaaataattaaatagtaaaatcatgTAATTGATAATAACGACtaattagcaaatcaattagtctaattgattgatttacaaatcaattagtctaattaattgatttgttatTGATTTTCTCAATATTCCattcttggaattatttttcttcCAGAATAATTCTACAATTGTTTTCACTTTAACAAAAAcataccaatttattttaaaaaatcggaGACGACGAAGCTTGAGAAGCTCGTAAAGTCTACACTTCTTGGAGGCTTTTCTTCTCAGTTGAAATTCAACATTGGTTGCTGGAAATGTGCTATCGCTCGTATCATTCTACATGAAAGATTCGGAAACTACAGTTCATTTCCCTTTCTCTCTAGTTTGATTCGTTGTTTTCTTTTCACTCTGTTGATTGATGACTTTgaatttttccttttctttcttttgacaaataaaataaataaagatgttGGAATTACTTGATGAGGAGGTTGTTAAGCTTGAAGAACAAGTGACACATTTCAGACATGAGTTGTATCAAGAAGTTCACATTTATTTACTGTGAAAGCTGCATCAATCAAGCTAAATCAAATAATGACTTCTTTATTCCTATTTAGGAAACTCAAGTTAGTAATCCCatcttaaaattttttttttcttttctattgatatatttaaattttttacttcAAATTATAGGCTACTCCTTCATAAACTTATCTCAAGTTAACATGAAAAGTCTAACCCATCAAGAGAAACTTGCTTTTTGGATCAGCACATTCAACTCTTGCATATGAATACAAGACACTAATTAATCATTTCTATTATCTTCTGATTAATCACTTTTGAATACTTTTCATGATCTGCTTTCACTAATTAAGATATTTGCATACAGGTTGTTCATcaggttttcgggttattcgagttcagtttattcaaatttttatttttttagccaattcgaaaaccgaaccgaattcgaataaattttaattaaaccgaaTTCGATATTCGGTTcaaattcaaaccgaattcgtttttttattatttgaaactagcctaactcaaaataaattgcatCAGCCGAAAATTGAACCCAGATCTGTATCGTGGCAGGGTACCATTCTACCACTAAtacttttgttattttattttttattattaaattttgagttcaaaatattctaatttgattattttaaactttttct from Impatiens glandulifera unplaced genomic scaffold, dImpGla2.1, whole genome shotgun sequence encodes the following:
- the LOC124918358 gene encoding F-box protein CPR1-like encodes the protein MAQLPDEILEKILCRLPVKSLLRFRCVSKSWLALISDPYFVKLHLKQSVQTNTNNSLFQKNFDLFRVALDSLHDGDVLQPMKIDSIPLLRFRKYGLRSGFSCDGLLCISNVINAHDSAFLWSPSTRKSIKLPYEPTDIAIQSGLRTSCVYRIGYDNINDDYKVVRIVVYLVVSLGVIEYDIKVYSLRSNSWHRPEMFPYCPNWNRFGNSIVCGSLHWISTVKSNLKEENLIVAFDIGTEKYRVLPQPEYSGPYYKLYLDDLGGCLSLSCHYESSTVDMFLLKEYGGKNEHWSRLITLPLSLSRITSIENYYPLKPIVYSKSGKKVLLGMGSRGHVLYNLEEKSVENIRVLNVASLIHLYTCLESLVSINVPAAAADTETERSGVKWVSDIQIFGCNW